The nucleotide sequence TAACCCATGAATTCAAAACACCTATTGCCTCTATTTCTCTAGCCACTAGCATGCTGAAGAATGACAAATCAGAACTGGAACCTCGCAAAAAGTCTAATTATCTCAACCTAATAGAACTGGAGAGTAAACGCTTAGAAGGTCAAGTAGATAAAGTTTTACAAATAGCGATGATTGACTCAGGTAATTTCACCCTCGAAAAGAAACCCCTTGATGTTCACGAAGTAATAGAACGTGTTGTACACAGTGTACAATTAATGGTTAGCAAGCGAAACGGAAGTATTAAACTTCAATTGGACGCAACCAGATCAGAAGTAATTGCTGATGGGACTCATCTTGTCAATATCATTTACAATCTTATTGATAACGCCCTAAAGTATACATTGGACATTCCTGAGATCTTAATCACCACTTCGGACAGTCCTCAAGGCATTGAAATATCCATTAAAGACAATGGGATTGGCATTGGTGAAGAGATTCAACGGTACATCTTTGATAAATTTTATAGGGCAGAGTCGGGTAATATTCAAAATGCAAAAGGCTTTGGTCTAGGCTTGAGTTATGTGAAAAAGATTATTGAGGAACATAAGGGGCGCATTGATCTACAAAGTAAGTTGGATCAAGGAAGTGAATTCAGGTTATACTTTCCATTTAGCTAAATCATGGGCAATATTTTACTTGTAGAAGATGACGATAGTTTTGGGTATATCTTGAAAGAATATCTTGAAATGAATGATTTTAGGGTGACGCTCGCCAAAGATGGTGAAGATGGTTTGAAGACATTCCAGAGAAGCTCATTCGACCTTTGTTTACTTGATGTTATGATGCCTCTGAAAGACGGATTTACATTAGCTAAAGAAATAAGAGAAGCTGATCCTGATATTCCATTTATGTTTCTGACAGCAAAAGCCCTAAAAGTGGATAAGCTAAAAGGTTTTAGGCTTGGCTGTGACGACTATATAGTCAAACCAATAGATGAAGAACTATTGATCGCGCGAATTAAAGCATTGATCAAGAGAGCTTGTTCGGATGCTGACGTTTTAGATCGAGTAACACATTATCATATTGGTCATTATTCTTTCGATTTTAATAATCAAGCGTTGACTTTTGAAGATCATATTCAGCGACTCACAGAGAAAGAGGCAAAACTCTTACAGCTCCTATGTGAGCATAAGCATTCGGTTCTAGAGCGCAACAAAGCACTAAAAAGCGTATGGGGGCATAGTGACTTTTTCAACCGAAAGAGTATGGATGTATTTATTCATAAGCTCAGGCAGTATTTAAAAAAAGATCCTTCCGTTCAAATTGTCAACATTCATGGC is from Marinobacter alexandrii and encodes:
- a CDS encoding HAMP domain-containing sensor histidine kinase, producing MQLSKKAIVLVIGIATIALVGLSILQIHNLRSSLVTNKQIFLQKVDLASSKISDEFISSQYYAKELQSATFRISQTDQLNDEKMDQTMRSVIDPKLEEHGIGIPYEYAIYQHKPVDEGFDFVMGDDGSSLEFELASCINPQERGHGWSNLTCSAGGDLHLAMFFPSQDEYVFAQSQGALIMSIVFISLLIGCFAYTLIVIRKQKRLSLIKNDFINNLTHEFKTPIASISLATSMLKNDKSELEPRKKSNYLNLIELESKRLEGQVDKVLQIAMIDSGNFTLEKKPLDVHEVIERVVHSVQLMVSKRNGSIKLQLDATRSEVIADGTHLVNIIYNLIDNALKYTLDIPEILITTSDSPQGIEISIKDNGIGIGEEIQRYIFDKFYRAESGNIQNAKGFGLGLSYVKKIIEEHKGRIDLQSKLDQGSEFRLYFPFS
- a CDS encoding response regulator transcription factor, which encodes MGNILLVEDDDSFGYILKEYLEMNDFRVTLAKDGEDGLKTFQRSSFDLCLLDVMMPLKDGFTLAKEIREADPDIPFMFLTAKALKVDKLKGFRLGCDDYIVKPIDEELLIARIKALIKRACSDADVLDRVTHYHIGHYSFDFNNQALTFEDHIQRLTEKEAKLLQLLCEHKHSVLERNKALKSVWGHSDFFNRKSMDVFIHKLRQYLKKDPSVQIVNIHGKGFILEDKVIH